The Thiosulfativibrio zosterae genome has a window encoding:
- a CDS encoding type II toxin-antitoxin system RelE/ParE family toxin has product MSSVKQVLQSPNFQKAAKKLYPNQKKDLDKAVKLLMDKPELGEKKKGDLAYLRVYKFKMVKQEVLLGYSYQEDQLILELLALGSHENFYRDVKNSL; this is encoded by the coding sequence ATGAGTTCGGTTAAACAAGTTCTTCAATCCCCTAACTTTCAAAAAGCGGCCAAAAAACTTTACCCAAATCAAAAGAAAGATTTGGACAAAGCGGTTAAATTATTAATGGATAAGCCCGAACTTGGAGAAAAGAAAAAAGGTGATTTGGCTTATTTAAGAGTTTACAAATTCAAGATGGTTAAACAAGAAGTTCTCTTGGGCTATTCATACCAAGAAGACCAATTGATTTTGGAGTTATTAGCACTGGGAAGTCATGAAAACTTTTATCGTGATGTAAAAAACAGCCTATAG
- a CDS encoding methyl-accepting chemotaxis protein — protein sequence MQKHSLKTIVLKVSLGVALTVSLGLGTFLYINQIKPVEQHVKDNLTLQMQQFIDSKMDLKIQAGIVGATMVSLQPAALEALTTGNQAALKTLFKTLKDDYAEKTNFRGIFSEVLDAQGKSVLRSWNLNSPGNDQSGDALIKAVLQSKKAQGSLSFGERGVVITSVTPVLNNKELLGLTTMVQGVGSISRDFTNEYQGAWIMLIDKEYVQKTTGSLKAIEKLNPMTDRYVLANNKWFSPEVIELTKQVYQPINGKQSAVYLSGDSVVVDLPAYDQENRIFARQIFIQDKSVFTNPLTEAKNQAWMTLLSVILAILILAMILLFAVIKLVIKPLESLKKTMSDIEETGDFNIRSNIQTQDEVGQTAQAINHHLDKVSTAVKEANKAIHALANGDLNQRINGRYVGDLLKLQNGVNESAENVSQMITEIGKAVNHLNQGEFNINLNVEAKGVFADILQDTSHAMQKLDLIIQQTNQIMLEVSQGVFHKRVTSDAQGSLNVLKNAINKSLTNLNEIIQNITQVMDSQSQGDLVQRVAVDCEGDLLTLKNAINNNANQLSQIIEKVIIASQNVSSAADEVSLGSQSLSDSVQQQAASMEETSATMSEINSAIKHNAENVINVDHLEHQLDENSKTAGKVMHETIEAMNAIQGSSHKIGEIVSLIDGIAFQTNLLALNAAVEAARAGEHGRGFAVVAGEVRNLAGKSADAAKDISKLIGDSIELINRGTALASESERVLGEMNKTISEVTDMIGNIASTSSEQARGVGEVNQALGLIDQVTQQNAALVEQTSAAAESLKDQAMQLREDTQIFKIAGHSSMRLNQTPKLSKK from the coding sequence ATGCAAAAGCATTCATTAAAAACCATTGTCTTAAAAGTTTCTTTGGGCGTCGCCCTAACCGTATCTTTAGGTTTAGGCACTTTTTTATACATCAACCAAATTAAACCCGTTGAACAGCATGTTAAAGATAATCTCACCTTGCAAATGCAGCAGTTTATCGACAGTAAAATGGATTTAAAAATTCAGGCTGGGATAGTCGGCGCCACCATGGTTTCTTTGCAACCTGCAGCCCTTGAAGCCTTAACAACAGGCAATCAAGCCGCGTTAAAAACCTTATTTAAAACTCTCAAAGATGACTATGCTGAAAAAACCAATTTTCGCGGTATCTTCAGTGAAGTGTTAGATGCGCAAGGCAAATCGGTTTTGCGTTCGTGGAATTTGAACTCACCCGGTAATGACCAAAGTGGTGATGCGTTAATCAAAGCCGTTTTACAAAGCAAAAAAGCGCAAGGTTCTTTATCGTTTGGAGAGCGCGGCGTGGTGATTACTTCTGTGACACCGGTGTTAAATAACAAAGAATTGCTTGGGTTAACCACCATGGTGCAAGGCGTAGGGTCGATTTCGCGTGACTTTACCAATGAATATCAAGGGGCTTGGATTATGCTCATTGATAAAGAATATGTTCAAAAAACCACCGGTAGTTTAAAAGCCATCGAAAAACTTAACCCCATGACCGATCGTTATGTTTTGGCCAATAACAAATGGTTTTCTCCTGAGGTCATCGAGTTGACCAAACAGGTTTATCAACCGATTAATGGCAAACAAAGCGCTGTTTATCTCAGTGGTGATTCCGTTGTGGTCGATTTACCTGCTTACGATCAAGAAAACCGTATTTTTGCTCGCCAAATTTTCATTCAAGATAAAAGCGTCTTCACCAATCCGCTCACAGAAGCCAAAAACCAAGCTTGGATGACGCTGTTGAGCGTGATTTTAGCCATTTTAATTTTAGCGATGATTCTATTATTTGCGGTGATTAAACTGGTGATTAAACCGCTCGAAAGTTTGAAAAAAACCATGAGTGACATTGAAGAAACGGGCGATTTTAATATTCGCTCCAACATCCAAACCCAAGATGAAGTTGGCCAAACTGCTCAAGCGATAAACCATCACCTAGACAAAGTGAGCACTGCTGTTAAAGAGGCCAACAAAGCCATTCACGCGCTCGCCAATGGCGATTTAAACCAACGCATCAATGGTCGGTATGTGGGTGATTTGCTCAAGCTGCAAAATGGCGTTAATGAAAGTGCCGAAAATGTCAGCCAAATGATTACCGAAATAGGCAAAGCGGTTAATCACTTAAATCAAGGCGAATTTAACATTAACCTAAATGTTGAGGCCAAAGGCGTGTTTGCCGATATTTTGCAAGACACCAGTCATGCCATGCAAAAACTTGACCTCATCATCCAACAAACCAATCAAATCATGCTGGAAGTTTCGCAAGGGGTTTTCCACAAACGCGTCACCAGCGATGCGCAAGGCTCATTAAATGTGTTAAAAAATGCCATTAACAAAAGTTTAACCAACCTTAATGAAATTATTCAAAACATCACTCAGGTCATGGATAGCCAAAGCCAAGGCGATTTGGTGCAGCGCGTTGCCGTCGATTGTGAAGGCGATCTACTCACCCTAAAAAATGCGATTAATAACAATGCCAACCAACTGAGCCAAATTATCGAAAAAGTCATTATCGCTTCGCAAAATGTCTCCAGTGCGGCAGACGAGGTTTCTTTGGGTTCACAAAGTTTGAGCGATTCAGTACAACAACAAGCCGCTTCTATGGAAGAAACCTCCGCCACCATGTCTGAAATCAACTCAGCCATTAAACATAATGCCGAAAATGTCATCAATGTCGATCACCTAGAACATCAACTGGATGAGAATTCTAAAACGGCTGGTAAAGTCATGCATGAAACCATCGAAGCCATGAATGCCATTCAAGGTTCAAGCCATAAAATTGGTGAAATTGTCAGCCTGATAGATGGCATTGCTTTCCAAACCAATCTACTGGCATTAAATGCTGCGGTTGAAGCCGCAAGAGCGGGTGAACATGGTCGTGGATTTGCCGTGGTGGCAGGCGAAGTGCGCAACTTGGCAGGAAAATCTGCCGATGCCGCCAAAGACATCAGTAAACTCATTGGCGACAGCATTGAACTGATTAACCGCGGCACTGCATTGGCCAGTGAATCTGAAAGGGTTTTGGGAGAAATGAATAAAACCATCAGTGAAGTCACTGATATGATTGGTAATATTGCTTCTACCTCGTCAGAACAGGCTCGTGGAGTAGGTGAGGTTAATCAGGCGTTAGGATTAATTGACCAGGTTACACAGCAAAATGCTGCCTTAGTAGAACAAACTTCTGCGGCAGCCGAAAGCTTAAAAGACCAAGCCATGCAGCTCAGAGAAGATACCCAAATTTTCAAAATTGCGGGCCATTCTTCAATGCGTTTAAATCAAACACCCAAGTTATCCAAAAAATAA
- a CDS encoding secondary thiamine-phosphate synthase enzyme YjbQ, with the protein MAIVQKTLSITTHQRGTQNITSIIDDLVKNAGIQTGLCHVFIQHTSASLIITENADPTVCSDIETWMQHHILDADPKYRHDYEGDDDMSGHLRTIMTDTSHSIPITNGRLNLGIWQGLFLYEHRTGSFERTLVVTIQGE; encoded by the coding sequence ATGGCGATTGTTCAAAAAACACTGAGCATCACCACCCATCAACGCGGCACCCAAAATATCACCTCAATCATCGATGATTTGGTTAAAAATGCCGGCATTCAAACTGGGCTTTGCCATGTGTTTATTCAACACACATCGGCCTCATTAATTATCACTGAGAATGCAGACCCCACGGTGTGCTCCGACATAGAAACCTGGATGCAACATCACATCTTAGATGCCGACCCCAAATATCGACACGATTATGAAGGCGATGATGATATGTCAGGGCATTTAAGAACGATTATGACGGATACCAGCCACAGCATACCGATTACAAATGGTCGCTTAAATTTGGGGATATGGCAGGGGTTATTTTTGTATGAACATCGCACCGGCAGTTTTGAGCGCACTTTAGTGGTGACGATTCAGGGCGAATAA
- a CDS encoding methyl-accepting chemotaxis protein: MQTQNLSIKAKVLFISSIVGVLVAFIAGMTMYISIVKPVPQQIEQTLLKEMTNYIQAQVDLKVQGGILAGTAITLQKGIIDAMAVEEREALLPFFENIKENYAKKTNYKNIRSQLITADGRSLIRSWDLDNYGQNVANNPLIQEVMKDKQAVGSLGIGALGVAVVGISPIFENEDFVGMVTIIQGLASVAKTFKKDKDGDWLLLVDKRYIQEKYGKMPVVENNEPVGDNYLIASNKWFNPEALKEAQTFYRPVEADQNAIYLMNGHLYVDIPAFDEENKVFGRHLFIMPETVYTTPINEAIFDAWVSLGGVVFGILLLTFTLVIAIIKMVATPLTKMQQATTHILETGDFSIRAPVNSGDEVGKTAMAINSLLTQVSQALAEANQTVGAIAKGDLSKRISGDYHGDLNTLKMSVNHSVDNIALVIKELARVMKAMREGQFDIAIQNNTSGEYHKMMADAQQAMTETNGIIRNINEVMGYMRQGKFKHRVEVFAPGELDVLKQSINQSMASIDEALADITRVVVAQSEGDLTQVISAEYHGDLRLLKEAVNQSVSKLSEIVHQAVTAAGIVNSEAEEVSKGALDLSSRVQRQAAALEETSATMDEMNSAVQNNTENAQQVSQVVQKVQGESVQATQVMQKTIVAMNAIQQSSHKISEIVTLIDSIAFQTNLLALNAAVEAARAGDHGRGFAVVAGEVRNLAQKSADAAKDIKSLINESVARIDEGTHLATESGEVINGITQLIDEVTLMIKQIAKASAEQAEGVDQVHKAVNEIDATTQQNAALVEETSAAAESMSDQATELSRNMAFFKTNHSQTRQVTARPSLAAPKSPAKPQLAVKSGTKPATKPLSIENKSKAQDPETWEDF; the protein is encoded by the coding sequence ATGCAAACTCAAAACCTTTCAATTAAAGCAAAAGTTCTTTTTATCTCCAGCATTGTCGGTGTTTTGGTCGCTTTTATTGCGGGTATGACCATGTATATCTCCATTGTTAAGCCTGTGCCGCAACAAATTGAACAAACCCTTCTTAAAGAAATGACCAATTACATTCAAGCGCAAGTTGATTTAAAAGTGCAGGGTGGAATTTTGGCAGGGACTGCCATCACTTTACAAAAAGGCATTATTGATGCCATGGCGGTTGAAGAAAGAGAAGCCTTGCTGCCTTTTTTTGAAAACATTAAAGAAAACTACGCCAAAAAAACCAATTACAAAAACATTCGCTCACAACTTATCACGGCAGATGGCCGTTCTTTAATTCGTTCTTGGGATTTAGACAACTACGGTCAAAATGTGGCCAACAATCCTCTCATTCAAGAAGTGATGAAAGATAAACAAGCCGTGGGATCTTTAGGCATAGGGGCTTTAGGGGTTGCCGTGGTGGGGATTTCGCCCATTTTTGAAAACGAAGATTTTGTGGGCATGGTGACCATTATTCAAGGCTTGGCATCGGTGGCCAAAACCTTTAAAAAAGACAAGGATGGCGATTGGTTACTCTTGGTAGATAAACGCTATATCCAAGAAAAATACGGCAAAATGCCGGTGGTTGAAAACAATGAGCCGGTGGGAGATAACTATTTAATTGCCAGTAATAAATGGTTTAACCCAGAGGCTTTGAAAGAAGCCCAAACCTTTTATCGCCCAGTTGAAGCCGATCAGAATGCCATTTATTTAATGAATGGTCATTTGTATGTCGATATTCCCGCTTTTGATGAAGAAAACAAAGTGTTTGGTCGCCACCTATTTATCATGCCAGAAACCGTCTATACCACACCCATTAACGAAGCCATTTTTGATGCTTGGGTGTCTTTAGGCGGTGTGGTGTTTGGGATTTTATTGCTCACTTTTACTTTAGTGATTGCCATTATCAAAATGGTGGCAACGCCCTTAACCAAAATGCAGCAAGCCACCACCCATATTTTAGAAACCGGCGATTTTTCGATCAGAGCGCCGGTCAACAGTGGTGATGAAGTGGGTAAAACCGCTATGGCAATTAACAGTCTGTTAACTCAAGTGAGCCAAGCGCTTGCCGAAGCCAATCAAACCGTGGGGGCGATTGCAAAAGGGGATTTATCTAAACGCATTTCGGGTGATTATCACGGTGATTTAAATACTTTGAAAATGAGCGTGAATCACAGTGTGGATAATATAGCACTGGTTATCAAAGAGTTGGCGCGGGTCATGAAAGCCATGCGAGAAGGACAATTTGATATTGCCATTCAAAACAATACCTCGGGTGAATACCACAAAATGATGGCTGATGCGCAACAAGCCATGACAGAAACCAACGGCATTATTCGCAATATCAACGAAGTAATGGGTTATATGCGCCAAGGCAAGTTTAAACATCGCGTAGAGGTGTTTGCGCCTGGTGAATTGGATGTTTTGAAACAAAGTATCAATCAATCCATGGCATCCATTGATGAAGCCTTAGCAGACATTACCCGTGTGGTGGTCGCCCAAAGTGAAGGCGATTTAACTCAGGTGATCAGCGCAGAATATCACGGTGATTTACGCCTACTCAAAGAAGCGGTGAATCAATCGGTGAGCAAACTGTCTGAAATTGTGCACCAAGCGGTAACGGCAGCGGGTATCGTCAATTCAGAAGCCGAAGAAGTTTCTAAAGGTGCGTTGGATTTAAGCAGCCGCGTACAAAGACAAGCAGCGGCTTTGGAAGAAACCTCGGCCACCATGGATGAGATGAATTCTGCAGTGCAAAACAATACCGAAAATGCTCAGCAAGTGTCGCAAGTGGTGCAAAAAGTGCAGGGTGAATCGGTTCAGGCAACCCAGGTCATGCAAAAAACCATTGTCGCCATGAACGCCATACAACAATCCAGTCACAAAATTTCAGAAATCGTTACCCTAATTGACAGCATTGCGTTCCAAACCAATCTGTTAGCGCTGAATGCGGCGGTAGAAGCCGCCAGAGCAGGTGATCATGGGCGCGGATTTGCCGTGGTGGCGGGCGAGGTGCGTAATCTGGCGCAAAAGTCAGCAGATGCGGCGAAAGACATTAAATCTTTAATTAATGAAAGCGTGGCACGCATAGATGAAGGCACGCATTTAGCCACAGAATCGGGTGAGGTGATTAATGGCATTACGCAATTAATTGATGAAGTCACGCTGATGATTAAGCAGATTGCCAAAGCCTCTGCCGAACAGGCGGAAGGGGTGGATCAAGTGCATAAAGCGGTCAATGAAATTGACGCTACCACGCAACAAAATGCCGCTTTGGTTGAAGAAACCTCGGCGGCAGCAGAAAGCATGAGTGACCAAGCCACTGAGTTAAGTCGTAATATGGCTTTCTTTAAAACCAATCACAGCCAAACGCGCCAAGTGACTGCTCGCCCCAGCTTGGCAGCACCCAAAAGCCCTGCAAAACCGCAATTAGCGGTTAAGTCGGGCACTAAACCCGCAACAAAACCTTTGTCCATAGAAAATAAATCAAAAGCGCAAGACCCAGAAACTTGGGAAGATTTTTAA
- a CDS encoding alpha/beta hydrolase, which yields MKFLTSKNSLAGLLGLALMFSQNAFAEAVQIKANGLTVNGDLQLADGKTLQDGVVLFTHGTWMNQDYSTAKMLKKNLTEAGQSVLAISLSLGMDNRKEIAMTSCDRPHTHKHTDALTEIDAWVKWLEKQGVKDITLVGHSRGGNQTAWYASLHNDDKAIKQVVLFAPQLWSWEDEVAEYQTKYQQDLNALVKKANDLVKAGKGDTLMPKTNFVYCKESPVSAASFADYYQNNPMMDTLHVLPNIQKPVLVFAGTDDKVVVDLPKKIEPILEAHNNIEVFEVDGADHFFLDFAGEDAVNHMNEFMAK from the coding sequence ATGAAATTTTTAACCTCAAAAAATAGTTTGGCTGGTCTATTAGGATTGGCGCTGATGTTTTCGCAAAATGCCTTTGCAGAAGCGGTGCAAATTAAAGCCAATGGTTTAACGGTCAATGGCGATTTGCAATTGGCAGACGGCAAAACCCTGCAGGATGGCGTTGTTCTGTTTACCCATGGTACTTGGATGAACCAAGATTATAGTACCGCAAAAATGCTCAAGAAAAACTTAACGGAAGCTGGGCAAAGTGTGTTGGCCATCAGCTTAAGTTTGGGCATGGACAATCGTAAAGAGATTGCCATGACATCTTGCGACAGACCTCATACCCATAAGCATACGGATGCCCTAACGGAAATTGACGCCTGGGTAAAATGGTTAGAAAAGCAGGGTGTTAAAGATATTACCCTAGTGGGTCATTCGCGTGGCGGTAACCAAACGGCTTGGTATGCCTCTTTGCATAATGACGATAAAGCGATTAAACAGGTCGTCTTGTTTGCGCCACAACTTTGGTCTTGGGAAGACGAAGTGGCTGAGTATCAAACCAAATATCAGCAAGACTTGAATGCATTGGTTAAAAAAGCCAATGACTTGGTGAAAGCTGGTAAAGGCGATACGCTAATGCCCAAAACCAATTTTGTGTATTGCAAAGAAAGCCCAGTCAGTGCTGCCAGTTTTGCAGACTATTACCAAAATAATCCCATGATGGACACCTTGCATGTGCTGCCCAATATTCAAAAACCTGTGTTAGTGTTTGCCGGAACAGACGATAAAGTGGTGGTGGATTTACCGAAAAAAATCGAACCAATTTTAGAAGCCCATAACAACATAGAAGTGTTTGAAGTAGATGGTGCAGACCATTTCTTCTTAGATTTTGCCGGTGAAGATGCGGTTAATCATATGAATGAGTTTATGGCCAAATAG
- a CDS encoding TA system antitoxin ParD family protein encodes MATASIRLDESLVEKAGIMAKAFNRSVPKQIEHWAKIGEMMEDNPDLPYEFVRQVIISQAEKDAGKLEPYEFG; translated from the coding sequence ATGGCGACCGCAAGCATTAGACTGGATGAGTCTCTCGTTGAAAAAGCTGGAATTATGGCAAAAGCCTTCAATAGAAGCGTTCCTAAACAGATTGAACATTGGGCAAAAATTGGTGAGATGATGGAAGACAATCCTGATTTGCCATATGAATTTGTAAGACAGGTCATTATCTCTCAAGCCGAAAAGGATGCTGGAAAATTGGAGCCCTATGAGTTCGGTTAA
- a CDS encoding Na/Pi cotransporter family protein, whose amino-acid sequence MTLNWFEMSMELLGGLAIFLYGLDMMIKGLLAVAGEKMKVFMGKLTTNRVTGAISGAVVTGVIQSSSATTVLVVGFVSAGFITVTQAASIIMGANLGTTMTAQIVAFKVTNLALLMVAFGFLLQFLERSSQQKSIGQLIMGLGLVFFGMNVMGSGMAPLKSFEPFLELMRELQNPFYGILVGFLFTALVQSSSATIGIVIVMASSGLITLPAGIAIAMGADIGTCTTALLAALGKTRDALRTALVHVTFNVMGVLIWLPFLGSLAALAIAISPGDMQGINSISQDVPREIANANTLFKLSALVLFLPMIPLFVWFVNKLVPVIPEESHSKEIKPLFLDESLAGTASLAFGNLKMELANFQTEFAKFFAHVIRYSENTQLSQLAFEDSSLIRLKRYQQAILEYIGKISRSDLDDDQQAYYVKMITLVNTLSIILETIEYNLLKTKHEALSRKLKPSKTMEELMDTLAKEVAKAIDNALLSLQDDQHDKAVLVVTAKPTINHLMEEALTHQAKNFQANEQRMQIFRFEMQIVEGLKTLFFEAKRIAKLNIQENA is encoded by the coding sequence ATGACCCTAAATTGGTTTGAAATGTCGATGGAACTGCTGGGTGGCTTGGCGATATTTTTATATGGCCTAGACATGATGATTAAGGGCCTCTTGGCTGTGGCCGGTGAAAAGATGAAAGTTTTCATGGGCAAACTCACCACCAATCGCGTCACGGGTGCTATTTCTGGGGCAGTGGTCACCGGGGTTATTCAATCGTCATCGGCCACCACTGTTTTGGTAGTGGGGTTTGTGTCGGCTGGGTTTATTACCGTGACACAAGCGGCCAGTATTATCATGGGTGCCAATTTAGGGACCACCATGACAGCGCAGATAGTGGCGTTTAAAGTGACCAATTTGGCATTATTGATGGTGGCTTTTGGGTTTTTGTTACAGTTTTTAGAACGCTCCAGTCAGCAAAAAAGTATTGGTCAACTCATCATGGGGTTAGGGTTGGTGTTTTTTGGGATGAATGTCATGGGCAGCGGTATGGCACCGCTCAAAAGTTTTGAACCCTTTTTAGAATTAATGCGTGAATTACAAAATCCATTTTACGGTATTTTGGTGGGGTTTTTATTTACCGCTTTGGTGCAATCTTCATCAGCCACCATTGGGATTGTGATTGTCATGGCCTCGAGTGGATTGATTACACTGCCAGCCGGTATTGCCATTGCCATGGGTGCCGATATAGGCACTTGCACCACCGCTTTACTAGCCGCCTTGGGTAAAACGCGTGATGCCCTAAGAACCGCTTTAGTTCATGTCACCTTTAATGTGATGGGTGTTTTGATTTGGTTGCCATTTTTGGGGAGTTTGGCGGCTTTAGCTATCGCCATTTCACCTGGCGATATGCAAGGGATTAACAGTATTTCACAAGATGTGCCGCGTGAAATTGCCAATGCCAATACCTTGTTTAAGCTCTCGGCTTTGGTGTTGTTTTTACCTATGATTCCGCTGTTTGTGTGGTTTGTGAATAAACTGGTGCCGGTGATTCCTGAAGAAAGTCACTCCAAAGAAATCAAACCGCTGTTTTTGGACGAAAGTTTGGCAGGCACAGCCAGCTTGGCATTTGGTAACCTAAAAATGGAATTGGCGAATTTTCAGACAGAATTTGCCAAATTTTTTGCCCATGTGATTCGCTATTCCGAAAACACCCAACTCAGTCAATTGGCATTTGAAGACAGCAGTTTGATTCGTTTAAAACGCTATCAACAAGCCATTTTGGAGTATATCGGTAAAATCAGTCGCTCCGACTTGGATGATGATCAACAGGCTTATTATGTCAAAATGATTACCTTGGTAAACACCCTATCGATTATTTTAGAAACCATTGAATATAATCTGCTCAAAACCAAACACGAAGCGCTTTCACGAAAACTCAAACCCAGTAAAACCATGGAAGAGTTGATGGATACTTTAGCCAAAGAAGTTGCCAAAGCCATAGATAATGCCTTGTTGTCCTTGCAAGACGACCAACACGACAAAGCCGTGCTAGTGGTCACTGCCAAACCCACCATTAACCATTTAATGGAAGAGGCCTTGACGCATCAAGCTAAAAACTTTCAAGCGAACGAGCAGCGAATGCAAATTTTTAGATTTGAAATGCAAATCGTTGAAGGGCTCAAAACCCTATTTTTTGAAGCCAAACGCATCGCCAAACTCAATATTCAGGAAAACGCATGA
- the nhaD gene encoding sodium:proton antiporter NhaD — MTSVFSILSTILMVFLPGLALASGSVLPENLDLTTHWVGYTSLAIFVIAYLFVMTEEFTHLRKSKPVILAAGIIWVLIAIAYSNMGFPHAAEEAVRHNILEYAELFLFLLVAMTYINAMEERNVFAALRGWLVSKGFSYRQLFWITGFLAFFISPVADNLTTALLMGAVILAVGINSPKFVTLSFINVVVAANAGGAFSPFGDITTLMVWQKGVLSFTEFFDLFIPSLVNFVVPAMIMMFFIPKQIPDPIDVVIYLRRGARRIIALFLLTITTAVSMHMLFHLPPVLGMMTGLAYLQFFAYYLKKTGEMSYEIGNTGEGETHPESKPITFDIFNKIARAEWDTLFFFFGIILVVGGLGTIGYLAMASEVMYTQWGATEANITVGIMSAIVDNIPVMYAVLTMNPSMSDGHWLLVTLTAGVGGSLLSIGSAAGVALMGQSRGMYTFMGHLKWMPVVALGYAASIWVHFMINAELFTIIK; from the coding sequence ATGACTTCGGTCTTCAGCATTTTAAGCACTATTTTGATGGTATTTTTACCAGGCCTGGCCCTAGCATCAGGTTCTGTGCTACCAGAAAACCTAGATTTAACGACCCATTGGGTCGGTTATACCAGTTTGGCGATTTTTGTGATTGCCTATTTGTTTGTGATGACCGAAGAATTCACCCATTTGCGCAAATCCAAACCGGTCATTTTGGCAGCAGGGATTATTTGGGTGTTGATTGCCATTGCTTACAGCAATATGGGCTTTCCGCACGCCGCTGAAGAAGCGGTGCGCCACAATATTTTAGAATACGCGGAATTATTCCTGTTCTTATTGGTCGCCATGACTTATATCAACGCCATGGAAGAGCGCAATGTATTTGCCGCTTTACGAGGCTGGTTAGTGTCTAAAGGCTTTAGTTATCGCCAACTCTTTTGGATTACCGGATTTTTAGCCTTCTTTATTTCACCAGTTGCCGACAACCTGACCACCGCTTTATTAATGGGCGCGGTCATTTTGGCGGTGGGTATTAATTCGCCTAAATTTGTCACCTTGTCGTTTATTAATGTGGTGGTGGCGGCCAATGCGGGCGGTGCTTTCAGTCCTTTTGGTGACATCACCACCTTGATGGTTTGGCAAAAAGGCGTGTTAAGTTTTACTGAGTTCTTTGATTTGTTTATTCCATCTTTGGTCAACTTTGTGGTGCCAGCGATGATTATGATGTTCTTTATTCCTAAGCAAATCCCAGATCCGATTGATGTGGTTATTTATTTAAGACGCGGTGCCAGACGCATCATTGCGTTGTTTTTATTGACCATTACCACCGCTGTATCAATGCATATGCTGTTCCATTTACCCCCGGTATTAGGCATGATGACTGGCTTGGCCTATTTGCAGTTTTTTGCCTATTACCTCAAGAAAACCGGCGAAATGTCTTATGAAATTGGCAATACGGGAGAAGGCGAAACCCACCCAGAATCCAAGCCCATTACTTTTGATATTTTCAACAAGATTGCCCGTGCCGAGTGGGACACACTATTTTTCTTCTTCGGAATTATCTTAGTGGTCGGTGGTTTAGGCACGATTGGTTATCTAGCCATGGCTTCAGAAGTGATGTATACCCAATGGGGTGCGACCGAAGCCAACATTACCGTGGGTATTATGTCGGCCATAGTAGATAACATTCCGGTGATGTATGCGGTACTCACCATGAACCCAAGTATGTCGGATGGTCATTGGTTATTGGTGACCTTAACCGCAGGCGTTGGGGGTTCTTTATTGTCCATAGGTTCGGCGGCCGGTGTGGCCTTGATGGGACAATCCAGAGGCATGTATACCTTTATGGGACACCTAAAATGGATGCCCGTGGTGGCGTTAGGTTATGCCGCCAGTATTTGGGTGCACTTTATGATTAATGCCGAACTCTTTACCATCATCAAATAA